In the Planctomycetaceae bacterium genome, one interval contains:
- a CDS encoding discoidin domain-containing protein — protein MMRKCLLLIIVALVICSTVNAETISHSSVTYTIDSTTPAYSGRPDNTGDDLANGTIATTDMSNTDWVQWAPDQYSPQKPAYAYLKFDLGSLQNLFQIDVSYLSYPTAGVYNPEKIEYRLSTDNSTWTNWISQTGFTGGDCQVNTTAFRVIGKYRYVEFKIHCKDYSTSKWLMLSEFTFQNAATTNQPVSWGRFYTYNISPNASYPDLYPCLTYSSGSLLTDTTNGTSSWGTNWVGWYNPGTLTITVDLCKSYSVNSFNIRSCSETKSGIYFPQWVKVYYSTNGTSYTQYGSSMSPPSDTYDYSAYYFATSGSYVTARYVKYEMLTNTVWNFLDELQIFGKVENEAKCLPPGGGCFNGAYSISSVGADDPVAHQNSTQKTLAMLLWYHQLNPGVAGAEFEDNLGVLWNSSNLGAAQYGGGAYSGYRYLTVGWLPQTSTAQDIARGITPTGSSESYDQHLQGWFTDAITGSKRNGTGNTDPIFLRPMNEFNGNWTFPDDEDANNNWGGDPLNFMRAWWRMYNIAQKVGATSLIWQWSPNGVSYPADSWNTPDKYYPGDCYVDWVGISCYPGGDYPSPTNIWQGGAGTGSFNYTGTYGYKPLIISEGGIESAWSTTAARTAWMTNWFSTGASGMQIPGLKAFVWYNEGGIGSAFDFDNLGSTEKNEFINDVQSSYWETTH, from the coding sequence ATGATGAGAAAATGTTTATTATTAATTATTGTTGCGCTGGTTATTTGCAGCACAGTTAATGCCGAAACGATAAGTCACTCAAGCGTAACATACACGATCGATTCAACCACTCCGGCTTATTCAGGCAGACCGGATAATACCGGCGATGATCTGGCTAATGGCACTATCGCGACAACAGATATGTCCAATACTGACTGGGTACAATGGGCGCCGGATCAGTATTCACCACAAAAACCGGCTTATGCCTATCTTAAATTTGACCTGGGATCATTGCAAAATCTTTTTCAGATAGATGTATCGTATTTGAGTTATCCGACTGCCGGTGTGTATAACCCGGAAAAGATAGAATATCGTCTAAGTACGGATAATTCGACCTGGACAAACTGGATTTCACAAACCGGTTTTACCGGTGGCGACTGTCAAGTGAACACGACTGCTTTCAGAGTCATAGGCAAATATCGTTATGTCGAATTTAAGATACATTGCAAGGATTATAGTACAAGTAAGTGGCTGATGCTAAGCGAATTTACATTCCAAAACGCTGCAACAACTAATCAGCCAGTAAGTTGGGGTAGATTCTACACATACAATATTTCGCCAAACGCTTCTTACCCAGACCTTTATCCTTGCTTGACATATTCAAGCGGTTCACTTCTGACGGATACCACAAACGGCACAAGCAGTTGGGGTACGAACTGGGTAGGTTGGTACAATCCGGGAACTCTTACAATTACAGTTGATCTTTGCAAGAGTTACTCTGTCAATAGCTTTAACATCAGAAGTTGTTCCGAGACAAAATCGGGAATTTATTTCCCGCAATGGGTGAAGGTTTATTACAGCACCAACGGGACTTCATACACTCAATACGGCTCCTCGATGTCTCCGCCTTCAGATACTTATGATTATAGCGCATACTATTTCGCAACATCCGGCAGCTATGTAACCGCTCGCTATGTGAAATATGAGATGTTAACTAATACCGTCTGGAATTTTCTGGATGAGCTTCAGATTTTTGGTAAAGTTGAAAATGAAGCGAAATGTCTGCCTCCGGGAGGCGGCTGTTTTAACGGTGCCTATTCGATAAGTTCTGTCGGTGCCGATGATCCTGTAGCCCATCAAAATTCGACCCAAAAAACTCTCGCTATGCTGCTGTGGTATCATCAGCTCAATCCTGGTGTTGCAGGGGCAGAGTTCGAGGATAATCTTGGTGTTCTTTGGAATTCAAGTAATCTTGGTGCCGCTCAGTATGGTGGTGGTGCGTATTCCGGCTATCGTTATCTTACAGTCGGATGGTTGCCGCAAACCAGTACGGCGCAAGATATTGCCAGGGGTATAACGCCTACAGGCAGCTCAGAAAGTTATGACCAGCACCTTCAAGGTTGGTTTACCGATGCGATTACCGGCAGCAAACGCAACGGTACGGGTAATACCGATCCGATATTTCTGCGTCCAATGAATGAGTTCAATGGAAATTGGACTTTCCCAGATGATGAGGATGCTAATAATAACTGGGGCGGTGACCCGCTGAATTTCATGCGTGCCTGGTGGCGTATGTATAATATTGCTCAAAAGGTTGGAGCCACTTCCCTTATTTGGCAGTGGTCTCCCAACGGGGTAAGCTACCCGGCCGATAGCTGGAATACGCCGGACAAGTATTATCCGGGCGATTGTTATGTTGATTGGGTAGGTATAAGTTGCTATCCCGGAGGTGACTATCCTTCTCCGACTAATATCTGGCAAGGTGGCGCAGGCACGGGCAGCTTTAATTATACCGGTACCTATGGCTATAAACCGCTTATAATATCGGAAGGCGGTATTGAAAGTGCATGGAGTACCACCGCAGCCCGCACTGCTTGGATGACTAATTGGTTTTCAACTGGCGCAAGCGGTATGCAAATTCCCGGGTTAAAAGCTTTTGTATGGTATAACGAAGGGGGTATAGGTAGTGCTTTTGACTTTGATAATCTCGGCTCTACAGAGAAAAATGAATTCATCAATGATGTACAAAGCAGCTATTGGGAAACAACACATTAA
- a CDS encoding PEP-CTERM sorting domain-containing protein, with product MKKLCVFVAVLVIALVMGARVNAAAIDAAQVSYSWTDPVAYGYYEGRPDDSGDDLANGYLNGIIDGVDHESEDWVECISGGAELLFDLGGVYDLGSITIGYFFAPTYGLPQPGSLDVEFSANGVDYTAPINLALTTQTWEVGVTPYAAIAEELSFSASTARFVKVFVNPISPGQWMHLGEFTFNEVPEPATMSLLAVGLLGLIRRKK from the coding sequence ATGAAGAAGTTGTGTGTTTTTGTTGCAGTTCTTGTTATCGCTCTTGTCATGGGAGCCAGGGTAAATGCGGCAGCCATCGATGCTGCTCAAGTCTCGTATTCCTGGACCGATCCAGTAGCTTATGGTTATTACGAAGGAAGGCCTGATGATAGTGGCGATGATCTTGCAAACGGGTATTTAAATGGAATAATTGATGGTGTAGACCACGAGAGTGAAGACTGGGTCGAATGCATTAGTGGCGGTGCCGAGCTGCTTTTTGACTTGGGTGGAGTTTACGATCTCGGTTCTATTACAATAGGATATTTTTTCGCCCCAACTTATGGTCTTCCTCAACCAGGTTCACTGGATGTAGAATTTAGCGCTAACGGAGTAGATTACACTGCTCCTATCAATCTCGCTTTGACAACTCAGACTTGGGAAGTGGGAGTTACGCCTTATGCAGCAATTGCAGAGGAACTCTCGTTTTCTGCCAGTACAGCTCGGTTTGTAAAAGTCTTTGTTAATCCTATATCTCCAGGTCAGTGGATGCATCTCGGTGAATTCACTTTTAACGAAGTTCCAGAACCTGCTACAATGTCGCTTTTAGCTGTTGGCTTGTTAGGTTTGATCAGAAGAAAAAAATAA
- a CDS encoding DNA-binding transcriptional regulator: MIANPKYPTVAVMFDISSAYGRGILRGIAKYARSYGPWVFIRVLPTYLTLKQGHPNQRLLIHDIDGIMGPFASPKEARELIPPGIPAVLSFYNKMGKSHYSTIVGDYKNLGVTAAEYFLSRGFRRFAYCGFEDKFWSRLTGDSFISEISKKGFEFYRYKCPKSKKTLWSDERQEIAKWLSNLPKPIAVMACNDDRAQHILEACKVARLHVPEEVAVLGSDNDDLICDLSTPSLSSIPYNYEKAGFEIAKLLDELMKNKNGGKQKNLIISPMAVVTRQSTDIMAIEDKEIAMAMRYIRQHAKEKIQIDDVVETISISRRELYNRFQRILNRSVHEEIIRVRVAEIANMLVETNLTISQIAVVLGENSDKHIARIFRSYMGMSPIEYRKKMQTPTI, translated from the coding sequence ATGATTGCTAATCCAAAATATCCGACAGTAGCTGTGATGTTTGACATTTCCAGCGCATACGGCAGGGGAATTTTGCGCGGGATAGCAAAATACGCCAGATCATATGGACCTTGGGTATTTATCCGGGTTCTACCCACATACCTGACTTTAAAACAGGGGCATCCAAACCAAAGGCTGCTAATCCATGATATTGATGGTATTATGGGACCTTTCGCAAGCCCCAAAGAAGCTCGTGAACTGATACCACCTGGTATTCCTGCAGTCCTTTCATTTTATAACAAAATGGGCAAATCTCACTATTCGACTATTGTTGGAGATTACAAAAACCTGGGCGTAACAGCAGCAGAATATTTTTTGAGCCGTGGATTTCGCAGATTTGCCTATTGCGGCTTTGAAGATAAATTCTGGTCGCGTCTTACCGGTGATAGTTTCATCTCAGAGATATCAAAAAAAGGTTTTGAGTTTTACAGGTATAAATGTCCGAAGAGCAAAAAAACGTTATGGTCTGATGAGCGTCAGGAAATAGCAAAATGGCTCAGCAACTTGCCAAAACCTATTGCTGTAATGGCCTGTAATGATGACCGTGCTCAGCATATTCTTGAAGCTTGTAAAGTGGCAAGATTACATGTTCCTGAAGAAGTTGCAGTACTTGGATCAGATAATGATGACCTTATTTGCGACTTGTCGACGCCTTCTCTTTCAAGTATACCATATAATTATGAAAAGGCCGGCTTTGAGATAGCAAAGCTTCTTGACGAACTCATGAAAAATAAAAATGGAGGCAAACAAAAGAACCTTATTATAAGTCCCATGGCTGTAGTAACAAGGCAATCAACAGACATTATGGCAATCGAAGATAAAGAGATTGCTATGGCCATGAGATATATACGGCAACACGCTAAAGAAAAAATCCAGATTGATGACGTAGTTGAAACTATATCTATTTCAAGGCGGGAACTTTACAATCGCTTTCAGCGAATACTTAATCGTAGTGTTCATGAAGAAATTATAAGAGTTCGTGTGGCAGAAATAGCAAATATGCTGGTAGAAACAAATTTGACAATTTCGCAAATAGCGGTAGTTCTTGGGGAAAATTCCGATAAACATATAGCAAGGATATTTCGTTCATATATGGGAATGTCTCCAATTGAGTATCGTAAAAAAATGCAAACGCCAACCATTTGA
- a CDS encoding AGE family epimerase/isomerase, translating into MTRKNFSGLAAFYQNALLNNVLDFWTNNSLDKEYGGYFTCLDREGNVYDTDKFIWLQCRQVWMFSALFNRFQKSEQWLDIAKLGVDFLAKNGMDKNGDWYFSLDRTGKPLIAPYNIFSDCFAAMAFSQYALATGDKKSKTIALNTYQHIFNRKSNPKGQYTKAVAGTRPMISMAVPMILANLSLEMEWLLTPQQLNSALDMCVKEVTELFYDKQAGLLLENVAPDGKRIDCFEGRLINPGHGIEAMWFLMDIGRRRNDTALINKCCDIMLTILKYGWDEKYGGIFYFLDIDGHPPQQLEWDQKLWWVHLETLVALVMAYSSTGKEEYWQWFEKVHEYSWEHFADKEFGEWFGYLSRQGQVLFQSKGGKWKGCFHLPRALFLCSKELEKLAAK; encoded by the coding sequence ATGACAAGGAAGAATTTTTCAGGTCTTGCGGCATTTTATCAAAATGCCCTGTTGAACAATGTTTTGGATTTTTGGACTAACAATTCGCTTGATAAGGAATACGGCGGATACTTTACCTGTCTGGACAGGGAGGGAAATGTTTATGATACGGATAAATTTATCTGGCTGCAATGCCGACAGGTCTGGATGTTTTCCGCTTTGTTTAACCGATTCCAGAAAAGCGAACAATGGCTCGACATAGCGAAACTCGGAGTTGATTTCCTCGCAAAAAACGGAATGGATAAAAATGGCGACTGGTATTTCTCGCTTGATAGAACAGGAAAGCCACTCATTGCTCCATATAATATTTTCAGCGATTGTTTTGCGGCGATGGCGTTCAGCCAATATGCCTTGGCGACCGGCGATAAAAAATCCAAAACAATAGCCTTAAATACTTATCAGCATATCTTTAATCGCAAATCAAATCCAAAAGGCCAATATACAAAAGCTGTTGCCGGCACAAGGCCGATGATTTCGATGGCGGTTCCGATGATATTGGCGAATTTGTCGCTGGAGATGGAATGGCTTTTGACTCCGCAGCAGCTTAATTCAGCATTAGATATGTGTGTTAAGGAAGTAACGGAACTATTCTATGACAAACAGGCTGGCCTGCTTTTGGAAAATGTTGCTCCGGATGGCAAGAGAATAGATTGTTTTGAAGGCAGACTAATCAATCCCGGCCACGGCATAGAAGCGATGTGGTTTTTGATGGATATAGGCAGACGCAGAAATGATACTGCTCTGATAAACAAATGCTGCGATATAATGCTTACCATTCTAAAGTATGGCTGGGACGAAAAATATGGCGGGATATTTTACTTTCTCGACATTGATGGCCACCCGCCGCAGCAGCTCGAATGGGACCAGAAACTCTGGTGGGTTCATCTTGAAACACTGGTTGCACTTGTTATGGCATATTCGAGTACCGGCAAAGAAGAATATTGGCAGTGGTTTGAAAAAGTACACGAGTACTCATGGGAACATTTCGCCGACAAGGAATTCGGCGAATGGTTCGGCTATCTTAGCAGACAGGGGCAGGTTCTCTTTCAGTCTAAAGGAGGCAAATGGAAGGGCTGTTTCCATCTTCCGCGAGCGTTGTTCCTTTGCTCAAAGGAACTTGAAAAATTAGCTGCAAAGTAA
- a CDS encoding NPCBM/NEW2 domain-containing protein, whose amino-acid sequence MKVMKCIVICLFFSLGNMVFAKQDTRVIGLDKLDIGKCKSDYHSAKTNQSASDKPLTIAGKQFEKGIGVSAPSQFRIKLAKGSKRFTACVGVDDSIPKEYTEPTNLKFSIVADKGRVLWDSNTIKLGQSVNVDIDLTGVEEIELIVETSFPHSAFADWADAKFEVCGEAPKAIAIKTYKPYILTPKQPDAPRINGADIFGVRPNNPVLYRIAATGKRPMKFSVVGLPEGLNLDNQTGIITGKINKAGNYTMTFTAENGLGKANKDFTIAVGETICLTPPMGWDSWNCWGCSVDAEKIKVAADAMVKSGLADHGWQYINIDDCWHGKRDPNTGKITSNEKFPDMKALADYVHSLGLKIGLYTDCGPKTCAGYEGSQGYEQIDIDTYAEWGFDYVKIDWCYCEGKDQQQTYSNLGQIIPKAKRDIVFSICEWGNGKPWLWGEKAGGNCWRTTGDIFDTWQSILNIGFSQGNLWQYAGPGHWNDPDMMVVGKVGWGPSLRQTRLTPDEQYTHVSLWCLLASPLLIGGDMNSLDDFTFSLLSNDEVIAVSQDLLGRQARQLWQGDEQVWVKDMQDGSKAVGLFNLAAAEKNVSFSLADIGLSGKCKVRDLWRQKNIGTMQKEFTAKVPAHGVVLIRIIPKD is encoded by the coding sequence ATGAAAGTTATGAAATGTATAGTTATTTGTCTGTTTTTTAGTTTGGGTAATATGGTTTTTGCAAAACAGGATACTCGTGTTATTGGGCTCGATAAACTTGATATAGGCAAATGCAAAAGCGATTACCACTCTGCAAAAACAAACCAATCTGCAAGTGACAAACCACTGACTATTGCAGGCAAACAATTTGAAAAAGGTATTGGGGTTTCGGCTCCGAGCCAATTTAGAATAAAACTGGCCAAAGGCTCCAAACGATTCACTGCTTGTGTTGGTGTCGATGATTCAATTCCGAAGGAATACACGGAGCCGACAAATCTTAAATTCAGTATAGTTGCAGACAAAGGACGAGTTTTGTGGGATAGCAATACAATAAAATTAGGACAATCTGTCAATGTTGATATTGACCTTACCGGTGTCGAGGAGATTGAGCTTATTGTTGAAACATCATTCCCTCATTCAGCCTTTGCGGATTGGGCAGATGCGAAGTTCGAGGTTTGCGGCGAAGCTCCAAAGGCTATTGCGATAAAAACATATAAGCCGTATATTTTAACGCCTAAACAGCCTGATGCTCCGCGAATAAATGGCGCTGACATTTTTGGCGTTCGTCCCAACAATCCTGTTCTTTACAGAATAGCGGCCACTGGCAAAAGGCCGATGAAATTTTCGGTAGTTGGGCTTCCAGAGGGATTGAATTTAGATAATCAAACAGGCATTATTACCGGCAAAATAAATAAGGCCGGCAATTATACGATGACCTTTACAGCGGAAAATGGTTTAGGTAAAGCGAATAAAGATTTTACTATTGCAGTCGGAGAAACGATTTGTCTCACTCCGCCTATGGGCTGGGATAGCTGGAATTGCTGGGGTTGCAGTGTTGATGCGGAGAAAATAAAAGTTGCTGCTGATGCAATGGTAAAAAGCGGATTGGCGGATCATGGCTGGCAATATATAAATATTGATGATTGTTGGCATGGCAAGCGAGACCCCAATACAGGCAAAATTACCTCAAACGAAAAATTTCCCGATATGAAGGCTCTTGCAGATTATGTCCATAGTCTCGGTTTGAAAATAGGTTTATATACTGATTGCGGCCCCAAAACATGTGCAGGTTATGAAGGCAGCCAGGGGTATGAACAGATTGACATCGATACTTATGCGGAATGGGGTTTTGACTATGTAAAAATTGACTGGTGTTATTGTGAAGGCAAAGATCAACAGCAGACCTATTCTAATTTAGGCCAAATCATACCTAAAGCAAAACGAGATATTGTATTCAGTATTTGTGAATGGGGCAACGGCAAGCCGTGGCTTTGGGGCGAAAAGGCCGGCGGAAATTGCTGGCGTACAACAGGAGATATATTTGATACCTGGCAAAGCATTCTTAATATTGGTTTTTCGCAGGGCAATCTCTGGCAATATGCAGGTCCAGGCCATTGGAACGACCCTGATATGATGGTTGTCGGGAAAGTCGGTTGGGGACCAAGTCTTCGTCAGACGCGTCTTACTCCGGATGAACAATATACCCATGTCAGTTTGTGGTGTCTTTTAGCATCACCTCTTTTAATTGGCGGCGATATGAACAGTCTTGATGATTTTACATTTAGCCTTCTTAGTAATGATGAGGTTATTGCTGTTAGTCAGGATTTACTTGGCAGACAGGCACGACAATTGTGGCAGGGCGATGAGCAGGTTTGGGTAAAGGATATGCAGGATGGCTCAAAGGCTGTCGGTCTGTTCAATTTAGCCGCGGCAGAAAAAAATGTAAGTTTTAGTTTGGCTGATATTGGCTTGTCTGGAAAGTGCAAAGTAAGAGACCTTTGGAGGCAGAAAAATATTGGAACAATGCAGAAAGAATTTACCGCAAAGGTTCCTGCACACGGAGTTGTACTTATCAGAATAATACCTAAAGATTAA
- a CDS encoding DUF4434 domain-containing protein, giving the protein MMKITGTFLDEITCDIPSNNWGPEEWGKDFEAMKRMGIDTVIIIRSGWGRNAIFDSRVLKKGIKILPVYCDLAQMFLELAEKHKMKLFFGTYDSNVFWRDGRLQDEVDINLKLVDEIWQKYGKCSAFAGWYMAHEFGRRYGDVPESLKKVADRCKAVSNGLPVIMSPYMWGKKAVGDDAVSIEQHRKEWDEILSVLHKSVDIVAFQDGHVEYEELKDYICVNKELINKYQMTAWSNVESFDRDMPFKFPPIDFRKMLWKMDFAAQAGVDKCITFEFSHFMSPYSTWPSARNLYKRYCEHFGIDISGI; this is encoded by the coding sequence ATGATGAAAATAACAGGCACTTTTTTAGACGAGATTACCTGTGACATCCCATCGAATAACTGGGGGCCGGAAGAATGGGGAAAAGATTTTGAAGCTATGAAGCGGATGGGTATCGATACTGTAATTATCATACGCAGCGGCTGGGGGCGTAATGCCATTTTCGATTCGCGCGTTTTGAAAAAGGGAATTAAAATACTTCCGGTATATTGCGACCTTGCACAAATGTTTCTTGAACTTGCTGAAAAGCATAAGATGAAACTTTTCTTTGGTACTTATGATTCCAATGTTTTTTGGCGAGATGGGCGATTGCAGGATGAGGTTGATATAAATCTTAAGCTGGTCGATGAAATTTGGCAGAAGTACGGCAAATGCAGCGCGTTCGCCGGCTGGTATATGGCACACGAGTTTGGCAGGCGATATGGCGATGTGCCGGAGTCGCTGAAAAAAGTTGCCGACCGATGCAAGGCAGTCAGCAACGGCCTGCCTGTTATAATGTCGCCTTATATGTGGGGAAAGAAAGCTGTCGGAGATGATGCGGTAAGCATTGAGCAGCATCGCAAAGAATGGGACGAGATTCTTTCGGTTCTCCACAAGAGCGTTGATATTGTAGCTTTTCAGGATGGACACGTCGAATATGAGGAATTGAAAGATTATATCTGTGTAAACAAAGAACTGATAAACAAATATCAGATGACTGCCTGGTCAAATGTTGAATCTTTTGATAGAGATATGCCGTTCAAATTTCCTCCGATTGATTTTCGCAAGATGCTTTGGAAGATGGATTTTGCCGCCCAGGCCGGCGTTGATAAGTGTATTACATTTGAATTTTCGCATTTTATGAGTCCATATTCAACCTGGCCGTCAGCTCGCAATCTTTACAAGAGATATTGTGAACATTTTGGAATAGATATAAGCGGCATATAG
- a CDS encoding ADP-ribosylglycohydrolase family protein gives MDKRKTRLLFRLWLIAIVVVAGTAAFSLGSTQTKEVENSDWQVIASDVFVDKMKAGWVGQMVGVSVGAPTEAKALGIMFPLERIPKWTADTINESFGEDDLYVEMTFLRTLEVYGLDVSQRQAGIDFANSRYTLWGANNIGRSNMRNGIAPPDSSHPKFNPYADFIDYQIEADFSGIIAPGLPQFAVEMGEKFGRLINYGDGMYGGQFVGAMYSEAYFETDIKKIITEAVKSIPSKSRYAECVNDVLRWYKDNPDDWKKTWQLVNDKYHTGAGFKKSDLNITAVLNGAFVCIGLLYGQSDPYQTMSIAIQCGQDSDCNPSSACGVLFVTIGYNKLPEEFKRGIDKNIKFSYTNYSFPKLIDVSNKLAGEVCLRAGGKIEKTADSKEIFLIPHKPVNPSKFMRSSNPEPVENSRFTAEEMKRITEIEPQLGPKIGTIADVEKFAPGWKVENCREDSSGFFSFYDQNKNVLVTTPPDMGACSLSRDIAITSGKKTKIHIAVCCSFQGDFLLVVKADGRELFSQVVGRDTAKNCLFENDIDLSEFSGKTVKLELFNQANGLGYESACWLMDKIKIISE, from the coding sequence ATGGACAAGAGAAAGACAAGGTTGTTATTCCGTCTATGGCTTATCGCTATTGTTGTTGTGGCCGGCACTGCTGCTTTTTCGCTGGGTTCGACACAGACAAAAGAGGTTGAAAACAGTGATTGGCAGGTCATAGCTTCTGATGTATTTGTTGACAAGATGAAAGCCGGTTGGGTTGGCCAAATGGTGGGGGTTTCTGTAGGCGCTCCGACGGAAGCTAAGGCGCTGGGGATTATGTTCCCGCTGGAGAGGATTCCAAAATGGACAGCCGATACCATCAATGAAAGTTTTGGTGAAGATGATTTATATGTCGAGATGACATTTTTGCGGACGCTGGAGGTTTATGGTCTTGATGTATCACAACGACAGGCAGGGATAGATTTTGCCAACAGCAGATACACGCTTTGGGGAGCAAATAATATTGGCCGTAGCAATATGAGAAATGGCATAGCTCCGCCTGACAGTTCCCACCCGAAATTTAATCCGTATGCAGACTTTATAGATTACCAGATAGAAGCGGACTTTTCAGGTATTATTGCCCCAGGTTTACCGCAGTTTGCGGTGGAGATGGGCGAGAAATTTGGCAGATTAATCAATTATGGCGATGGAATGTACGGTGGGCAGTTTGTTGGGGCGATGTACAGCGAAGCTTATTTTGAGACTGACATAAAAAAGATTATAACAGAGGCGGTCAAGAGTATACCTTCGAAGAGCAGGTATGCTGAGTGTGTTAATGATGTATTGAGATGGTATAAGGACAATCCAGACGACTGGAAAAAAACGTGGCAATTGGTGAACGACAAGTATCACACGGGGGCAGGTTTTAAAAAATCTGATTTGAATATTACTGCTGTACTGAATGGGGCATTTGTCTGCATAGGACTGTTATACGGCCAATCAGACCCGTATCAAACGATGTCTATTGCTATTCAGTGTGGCCAGGATTCCGACTGCAATCCATCCAGTGCTTGCGGGGTGTTGTTTGTTACGATTGGGTACAATAAATTGCCGGAAGAATTCAAAAGAGGCATCGACAAAAACATAAAATTTTCCTATACCAACTATAGCTTTCCGAAATTGATAGATGTATCCAACAAATTGGCCGGGGAGGTGTGTTTGAGGGCCGGCGGGAAGATAGAAAAAACTGCCGATAGCAAAGAAATTTTCTTGATTCCGCACAAGCCGGTTAACCCTTCAAAGTTTATGCGTTCCTCAAATCCGGAACCGGTAGAAAACAGCCGGTTCACTGCCGAAGAAATGAAACGGATAACGGAAATTGAGCCGCAGCTTGGCCCAAAAATTGGAACAATCGCAGATGTGGAGAAGTTTGCACCGGGCTGGAAGGTCGAAAATTGCAGAGAGGACTCCAGCGGCTTTTTCAGCTTTTACGATCAAAACAAAAATGTGTTGGTAACCACTCCGCCGGATATGGGAGCTTGTTCTTTGAGCAGGGACATTGCGATAACGTCAGGCAAAAAAACGAAAATCCATATTGCAGTTTGCTGTTCTTTTCAGGGGGATTTTTTACTGGTAGTGAAAGCTGATGGCAGGGAGCTATTCAGTCAGGTGGTGGGCAGGGATACTGCAAAAAACTGCTTATTTGAGAACGACATTGATTTGTCTGAATTTTCCGGTAAAACTGTGAAATTGGAGTTGTTCAATCAGGCAAACGGTCTGGGGTATGAGTCGGCCTGTTGGTTGATGGACAAGATTAAAATTATTTCTGAATAA